ACGTGTCACATCATCACGATCGAGGACCCGATCGAGTTCCTGATCCGCGACAAGCGCTCGATCGTGAACCAGCGAGAGATCGGCGTAGACACGAACTCCTTCGCGACGGCCCTGCGCGCGGCCCTGCGCCAGGATCCGGACGTCATTCTGGTCGGTGAGATGCGCGACTTCGAGACCATCGAGACCGCGCTCACCGCGGCCGAGACCGGTCACCTGGTCATGTCGACGCTGCACACGATCGACGCGGCGGAGACCATCACGCGCATCGTATCGGTGTTCCCGCCGCACCAGCAGCCGCAGATCCGCCTGCAGCTCGCGAGCATCATCAAGGGCGTCATCAGCCAGCGCCTGATCCCGCGCGCCGACGGCAAGGGCCGCATCCCCGCGGTCGAGATCCTGGTCGCTTCGGCGCGCGTGCGCGAGTGCATCGCCGACGCCGAGATGACCAAGGAGCTGAACGACGCCATCGCCAAGGGCTTCACCACCTACGGCATGCAGAGCTTCGACCAGTCGCTCATGCACCACGTGAAGGCGGGCCTCGTGACCTACGAGGAAGCCCTGCTGCACGTGTCGAATCCGGACGACTTCGCGCTGCGCTTCAAGGGGATCTCGGGCACCTCGGACAGCTCTTGGGACGACTTCGACAAGGAAGCCAAGAATGCCGACGAGGAGATCTCCCTTACAGAAGAGCAGGACGATCTGAAGATCGACCGCTTCTGAGCCGGAGCCGGAGCCGGAGCCGGAGCCGGAGCCGGAGCGCCTCTGCGCGCTGCGCTCCGGGCTAAAACCCGTCGGTCGCTGTGCTCGAAGACTCGCAACGCTCCCTCTGGGTTTTGCCCCGGCCGCGCGCGCGAATCACAGCCCTTCGGCGCCAACAAGAAATACAGTCCGCGCCGACCCTCGATCCGCTTCCGGCTTCTCGTCCGCGCAGGTAGCGCCATCGGGCGCGGACTGGATGGTGGACGCGGCTGGCGCGTCGACGCGATTTCATACTTTCGCGCTGAGGCACGCCGCCGTTCGCCCGCGGGGTCGGGGCGGAACCCAGAGGGAGCGTCTGCAGGGTACTCCCGAAGCAGCGACCGGCGGGTTCTGCCCCGGCCCGCAGGGCGCTTCGACCGTTGCGTTATCCTCCGTTCTCCATGACTGGCAACGAGATCCGCAAAGCCTTCCTCGACTACTTCGCCGAGCGGGGGCACTCCGTGCAGCCTTCGGGGCCGCTCGTGCCCCAGGGCGATGCCACGCTCATGTTCGCGAACGCGGGCATGGTGCAGTTCAAACGGGTGTTCACGGGCGAGGAGAAGCGGGCGTACTCGCGCGCGGCGACTTCGCAGAAGTGCATGCGGGTCTCGGGCAAGCACAACGACCTCGAGGAGGTGGGGCGCTCGCCGAGTCACCACACGTTCTTCGAGATGCTCGGGAACTTCTCGTTCGGCGACTACTTCAAGCGGGACGCGATCGACTTCGCGTGGGACCTCTTGACGCGGGTCTTCAAGCTCTCGCCGGACGACCTGGTCGTCTCGGTGCACGAGAGCGACGACGAGGCGTACGCGCTGTGGCGCGACCGGATCGGGCTCGAGCCGCGGCGCATCTTCAAGCTCGGCGATGGCCCGAACTTCTGGGAGATGGGCGACACGGGCCCGTGCGGGCCGTGCTCGGAGATCCACAAGATCACCGACCGGAAGGTGTTCGAGAAGGGCGGCGACCCGACGGGGCCGGGCTTCGTCGAGATCTGGAACCTGGTGTTCATGCAGTTCGACCAGCGCGCGGACGGCTCGCGCGTGCCGCTGCCCAAGCCCTCGATCGACACCGGCATGGGGCTCGAGCGAATCACTCGCCTGCTCCAGGGCAAGACCAGCAACTACGACACCGACCTGTTCCGGCCGCTGATTCGCAAGGGTGAGGAGCTCGCGGGCGTGCGCTACGGCACGAACCCGGACAGCGACGTGTCCCTGCGCGTGGTCGCGGACCATGCACGCGCCTGCGCGTTCCTGGTCGGCGACGGCGTGCTGCCCTCCAACGAGGGCCGCGGCTACGTGCTGCGCCGCGTGCTGCGCCGCGCGGCGCGCCACGGCGTGCTGCTCGATATCGACGGGCCGTTCCTGCACGCGGTGGTCGACACCGTGATCGACGAGATGGCCGAGGCCTACCCCGACCTCGCCAAGCGCCGCGCCTTCGTGCTCGACGCAGTGAAGAAGGAAGAGGAGCGCTTCGGGAAGACCTTGGGCCGCGGCCTGGCGCTGCTCGAGGAGGAGGTGACTCGCGCCAGGCGCGCGAAGCTGACTCGCCTGCCCGGCGAGGTCGTGTTCAAGCTGTACGACACCTTCGGCTTCCCGACCGACCTCACCGAGGACATCTTGCGCGGCAAAGGGCTCGACTACGAGCGCGCCGCGTTCGACGCGGCCATGCGCGAGCAGGCCGAGCGCGCGCGCGCGGCCTGGAAGGGCTCGGGCCAGCAGGCGCCCGCCGAGGTGTACCAGACGCTCGCGACGCAGCCCACGCGCTTCACCGGCTACGAGTCACTCGAGGGCAAGTCGCGCGTGCGCGCGCTCCTGCGTGACGGCGCGCAGGTGAACGAGGTGGCCGAGGGCGACCGCGCCGAGCTCGTCGTCGATGTGACTCCGTTCTACGCGGAGAGCGGCGGCCAGGTGGGCGACGTGGGCGCGATCTCCGGGCCCGAGGGCACGCTCGAAGTCGAAGACGTGCAGAAGCCCGTCGAAGGGCTGGTCGTGCACCAGGGCCGCGTGGCGCTGGGCCGGATCGCGGTCGGCGACGAAGTCACCCTGCGCGTCGACGGCGGCGCGCGCGCCGCCACCGTGCGCAACCACTCCGGAACGCACCTCCTGCAGTGGGCGCTGCGCGACGTGCTCGGCCCGCAAGTGACTCAGGCGGGGTCGCTGGTGGCCCCCGACCGATTGCGTTTCGACTTCACGCACGACGCGCCGCTCAGCGAGGAGCAGGTGCGCGCGGTCGAGGACCGCGTGAACGCGCTGATCCTCGCCAACCACACGAGCCGGGTGGAGCAGAAGTCGTACCGCGAGGCGGTCGACGCCGGGGCCATCGCCATGTTCACCGAGAAGTACGGCGACCGCGTCCGCGTGGTGAGCTTCGGCCCGTCGACCGAGCTGTGCGGCGGCACGCACGCGCACGCGACCGGCGACATCGGCTCGTTCCGCATCGTGGGTCAGTCGGCGATCGGCGCCGGCGTGCGGCGCATCGAGGCGCAGACCGGCCTCGGCGCGCTCGAGCACGCGCGCCGCGACGCGCGCGTGCTGCGCGACACGGCAGAGCTCCTGCGCACCTCGCCCGGCGAGCTGTACGAGCGCGTGACTCGCCTGGTCGAGCGCGAGCGCGAGCTCGAGCGCGAGCTCGAGAAGACGCGCGCGCAGATGCGGCGCGGCGGCGCGGCCGACCCGCTGGCGCGCGTGAAGACCGTGGGCGGCGTGAAGCTCCTGGCGAGCGAGGTGGAAGACGCCACGCCCAAGGAGCTGCGCACGCTGGTCGACGAGCTGAAGCAGCGCATCGGCTCGGGGATCGTGCTGCTGGGCGTCCGGCACGAGGGCAAGGCGGCGCTCGCCCTGGGCGTCACGCAGGACCTGGTCGGGCGCTTCAAGGCCGGCGACCTGGTGCGCGAGCTGGCCAAGGAGCTGGGCGGCACGGGCGGCGGCCGGCCCGACTTCGCCCAGGCCGGCGGACCCGATGCCGCCAAGCTCGAGGCGGCCCTCGCGAAGCTCGAGAGCGCGGCCGGGCTGGGCGGCTAGCCGCGCGCTTGCGCACGGCCTGCGGCCCCCTGTGAACGCGTTCGCGTAAGCGCGCTCAGCCACAGGCAATTCGCCGCCACCAAAGGCATTAGAACGTCACTCCCTCTAGACCGCGCGAGCGGCTGCGGCAGACGGCGGTTCGGTTTACAGTACGCGGCAACCGGTGGCCTGGCTGGACGCTGGTGCGATGGCTGATTGAGGGGGATGTGATGCGCGCTCGGCTGCGATGGGCCTGCGCCTCCTCGTTTGCCCTCGCAGTGCTGTTGGCGCTCCCCCTGACTGGCCGCGCGAGCTTCGACCCGAGTGACCCGCCCGCCGGTGAGCACACCGCGAGTGACGGGCCGCGCTACTGGGTCGGCAAGGTGCACCTCTCCTACGCGACCGAGCACCCACTGCAGCCGCCGATCTCACTCCTGGTCGACTCGAACTACGCGCTGGGCAAGGCGTCGGACGGCTACGTGGGCGCGCGCCGCGGCGGCAACAACATCTGGTTCCACCTCTCCGATCTCGGCGGCGCCGGCGCCGTGCCGCTGTACGCGACGGGCCTGCAGGACCTGTGCGAGCAGATCGTCTCCGCGCTCGGCGAGCGCGGCATGATGGGCGTGTATGTCGCCCCCGCACCGTCGGACATCGACGCGGAGACCGGCGGCGACGTGCGCTCGGAGGGCAACACCGACCTGCATCTCGTGGTGCACACCGGCCGCGTGCAGGCGGTGCGCACGTTCAAGGCGCCTGCGGTCGCGGCGGCCGAGCCCGTGCAGGTCACCAACGACCGCGAGTCGATCGCGGCCGACTCACCGCTCCAGCCCGTGGGCGCCGGCGACCCGCTCGACAAGAACAAGCTCGACGCGTATCTCGCCGGCCTGAACCGCCTGCCCGGCCGCCTGGTCGACGTCGTGGTGACTCCCACGCTGACTCCCGGCGTGGTGAACCTGGACTACCTGGTCCAGGAGGACCGCCCGTGGACGATCTCGAGTGACTTCTCGAACACCGGCACCGACGCCACCGGCAAGGACCGCCAGCACTTCGCCTATGCCAACTACCAGCTGAGCGGCGCCGACGACGTGCTGCTGGTCGACTACCTGACCTCGGGCTTCTCCACCACCAACGCCGCCAACGGCTCCTACGAGGCGCGCATGCCGTACCTGCAGGGCCTGCGCTGGCGCCTGGGCGGGAACTGGAGCGAGTACCACTCCGACCAGTTCGGCGTGACTCACGTGGTCAACGTGGACGATCCCAACGCGACCTCGAAGACCGAGGTCGAGAAGCTCGAGTTCAGCGGCGAGAGCTGGGAAGTCAACGGCACGCTGGTCCAGAACCTGCTCTCCGAGCCCGGCTTCTTCGTCGACGCCTTCGGCGGCGCGCGCTTCATGCGGGTCGGCGTGGTCAACCTGACCGACTTCACGGCGCACATGCCGTTCTTCGTGCCCACGCTCGGCGTGTCGATGGACCGCACCTGGCCCACCGCGCACCTGAACGGCAACGTGGCGTTCCAGCAGAGCGTGCCCGAGATCGCGGGCTCGACGGCGGAAGACCTGCAGAAGTTCTCGGACATCGGCCGCGCCGACATCGACTCGAGCTGGCACATCGTCTCGGTGAACTTCGCGGGCTCCGTCTTCCTGCAGCCCTGGTTCCACGGCACGCGCTTCTTCAGCGCGCGGCCGCTGCGCCCGCGCGAGATGACCCAGGAGCTGGTGTACCGGATCGGCGGCCAGACCTCGCTCGGCACGCGGCTCGTGCCGCAGGTCGAAGCGGTGCTGGGCGGCGCGTCCACGGTGCGCGGCTACCCGCAGTCGATCTCGTCGGGTGACTCGGCCTTCAACGGCAGCGTCGAGTACCGCTACCACGTCCCGCTCGGCTTCAAGACGCTCGACCCGGTGCAGATTCCCTGGTTCGGCACCACCTTCCGCCTGGGACCCGACTCCGCGCTGCGGCTGCCCGATTGGGACCTGGTGTTCGCGGTGTTCAGCGACTTCGGCCGGGTCTACAACCAGTCGAAGGTGCTGGGCGAGCACAACGACTCACTCGCCTCGCTGGGCCTGGGCACCGAGCTGGTGCTGCGCCGCAACGTGTCGATCCGCGTGGACTACGGCGTGGCGCTGCTCGAGGTGCCGAGCGCCGACGTCTCGGTCGGCGACGGCGAGGTCCACTTCTACGCGCTGGTGCGGTACTGACATGAGCTTCCTGCGACACATCCTGGTGTTGGTGCTTTCGGCCGCCTTCGCGGTCGGTCCCGCGGCGCCCTATGCCTTCGCGGATCCGAAGCAGGCGCCGGGCGGCAACGGCAAGGGCACGCTGGTGCCGACCGGCACGAACACCTGGGACGTGAACGTCCACAACGGCGCGATCATCCAGTACTCGAGCTTCGACGTGGCCGTCGACCAGATCGTGCGCTTCAACGGCCTCGACAACGGCGCCGACGTGCGCGTGTTGAACCGCATCCTGAGCACCTCGGCGACTCACATCGACGGCACGCTGTCCCAGTCCGGCGGGAACATCCACGTGTATCTCGTGAATCCCGCGGGCGTGTTCTTCGGGGCGGGCGCGCAGGTGAACGTGACCGCGCTGCAAGCCGCCGCGGGCAACCTGTCGGACGACGACTTCAGCGCCGGCCGCGACCACTTCACCGGCCTCTCGGGCCCGGTCGAGAACGCGGGCAAGATCACGGCAGGCTCGGTCGCGCTGGCGGGCAAGAACGTGTCCAACCCGGGCACGATCGACGCGGGCACCGGCGGCACGGTCGTGCTGGTCTCGGGCGGCAACGTGTTGATCCGCCCCAACGGCATCGATCGCGTGCCGGCGCGCGACGACTCGGTCGACAACTCGGGGACGATCACCGGTCACCAGGTCGACCTCGCGGGCAGCGCAGTCACGAACTCGGGCACGCTCACCGCGACCGACGTCCCGATCGATCCCAACACCGCCGACCCCGGCTCGGTCACGCTGAACGCAGGGCGCCACCTGTCGCACCTCGACGACGGCGATCGCTTCTCCGGCGGCGCCGGCACGGTCGAGAACCAGAACGGCGGCACGATCTCCGGCAGCCAGGTGCGCATGGTCGGCGGCGACGTGAAGAACGCGGGAACGGTCACCGGCGGCGAGGCCGTGCTGGCCGGCGGCCGCAACGTGCGCCTGGGCACGGACGGCGACGACAAGTACAAGACGATGACCGGCTCGGTCGACAACACCGGCCAGGTGATCGCCAACGCCGTGAGCATGGTCGGCGGCCAGGTGACCAACGGCGGTCAAGTGACTGCCCAGGGCGGCTGGATCGTGATCGCCGCGGGTCACGACGTGTTCATCGGCCGCGACGGCTCGAACCAGGGCCTGCTGCTGCGGGTCGAGGGCGGCGCGAAGGCGCTCGACCCGACCAAGACCGGAGTCAGCAACACCGGCACGCTCGACGCCGGCAGCTCCCACGACCCGAACGGCGTCGGCAAGATCACGCTCGGCGCCGCCGACCTGTACGGCCAGGCGATCTTCAACACCGGCGCGATCGAGGCGCGGCGCGTCGCCCTCCAGGCCGACAACGGCGGCGACGTGGCGCTCGGCGGGCAGATCCACACCCACACGCTCGACGCGACCTTCGCCGGCGCCAAGCCCGGCGAGCTGCACGGCACCCCCGGCGGGACCCAGACGGTGAACGCCGACACCGTGAACCTCACGGCGACCGACGCCAAAGGCAACGTGACGATCGGCAAGGGCCTCGCCTTCCGCGGGGACAACGACCCCACGGGCAGCGCCGACAACGGGCCCGCGGTCGTGAGCGTGACTCAGCAGGGGCAGCTCAACACCTCGAACCTGAAGGGCCTCGACATCGGCGCGAACCGGGGAGTCACGAACCTCCAGCTCGACTCGATCGGCGGCAACGTCGTGGTCGACGACAAGACCGTGGTCAACGGCACGGACCTCGACCTGCAGGGCCGCGCGATCCGCCTGCTCGGCACCGACCCGCTCACGGTCGAGCACCTGCTCTTGAACTCGGTCACCACCTTCAGCGACGGCGACATCGTCGCGACCGGAACCGGCGGCATCGATGCCTCCACCAACCTGTTCTTCACCACCCGGCCCGGCGCCAAGAAGAACCCGACCGACCCGGCCAACGACGTCCTGCTCTCCGCGCACCTGGGCAAGATCGACGTGGCGGGCGACATCGTGACCAGCAACGGCGGCGGCCTGCGCATCGAGGGCCAGGACGTCGAGATCGGCTCCTTCAACGACCAGACCGGCAGCCTGAACTCCGGCACGGTGCAGAGCTCGGGCGGCGTCCAGTCACACATCGCGATCGGCTTCACCGACGACCAGGGCGTGCAGCAGACCCACAGCGTGACGCTGAACGCGATCAACAGCTTCGGCGCGCGCGCCAACGAGAAGGACAAGAAGGTCCCGGGCGGCGACGTCGTGGTGAACGCGAACGGGCCGGTCACCATCCGCGGCGCGATCGATGCCAGCGGCGAGTCGAATGCCAGCAAGGTGACTCCCGACGAGTCGGGCGGCAGCGTGACGATCAACGCCGGCGACACGCTCACGGTCGGCAGCGTGCAGACGGGCGGCGGCGACGCGCCCGTGAACGGCGCCGCGGAGCGCGGCGCGATCACGCTCACGGCGCCCAAGATCGTGCTCGGCGGCAACCTCAGCGCGCAGTCCACGCCCGCGGGCAGCCCCAACGGCGAGCGCGACCGCACGATCCAGGTCAACGGGGAGCTCGAGCTGGCCGCGGACACGGTCTCGCTCCTGGGCGGAAACGTGACCGTCACCGGCCCGACGCACGGCGGCAGTCACACGGACCCGAACACCGGCACCGAGCTGCCGTTCCTCACGGGCGTCACCATCGGCTCGAGCGGCCAGACCGAGATCGGCTCGATGGTCGGTGGCATCGAGTCACTCACCGTCAGCAGCCGCGGCGGCGACGTGATCTCCCACGGCGACATCGTCGCGCCCGCGGGAGTCATCGTGGCCTTCAACACGCCCGGCACCGGCCAATGGCGCACGGGCGGCGAGACGATCCAGGTCTCCAGCAACCAGACCCTGGTCAGCGCGACCGACATCGCAGACCCGAAGAGCGCGACCGCCGCGCTGTCGATCGACCCGAACATCCACTTCCTGACGGGCATTCCCGATCCGACCGTGGCCGGCCGGCCGCCGACCTTCCAGTTCACGCAGGACGCGCCGATCGACCCGACCACGACCGCGGGCCTGTTCACCGCCGGCCGCTTCGGCCCCACCCTCCAAGGGCAGACGCTAGGGCTCACCTCGTCGCGCGGCGGAGTGACTCTCGACGCGAACGCGCGCGCCGGCATGCAGGGCGCCGACGTCAAGATCGTGGGCACCGACTTCGCCGCCACCGAGCTCGTGGACGGCCCCGACTTCAGCGTCGGCTCGCTCGCGCTCAGCGTCCAGCACGCGATCGACGTGAACTTCGACGTCGACGCCGCAACCTCGATCGCGATCAACTCCGGCACCGACGGCAAGGGCGAGGGAATCACGCTGGAGTCGACGCTGCGCTCCGACTCGATCTCGCTCGCGGCCAGCGACGGCGAGGGCGGCTCGACCAAGGGCGTGATCACCTTCGCCGGCGGCGCGCTGCGCGCCTCGAACGGCGACGCCGCCAAGCAGGTCACCCTGACCCAGGACTCGGACTTCTCGAGCGCCTCGGTCCCGAACATCTTCGGCACGCCCAGCGACCCGTCGACCTACGCGCTCGATCTCGCGCTCGAGTCACTCGACGGCACCGTCACGCTCGCCAACCCGGCGCAGTTCGCCCCGAGCACGAAGCTCACGCTCTTGGGCACGAAGGCCGTGGACCTGGGCACCGCCCCGATCCAGCTCGGTGCGCTCTCGGCCACGACCAACGGCGATCTCGACGTGACCCAGACCATCAGCACCGCGCCGGGCGGCTCGATCGTGCTGCACGCGGGCGCGAACGACGGCACGGGCACGCTCACGATCGGGTCGCAGCTCACCTCGAGCGAGATCTCGCTGGTCGCGGGCAACGGCTCGACGGGCGGCGGCAAGGTCGTGTTCGACACCGGGGCGCGCTTCGCCGGGGTCTCGCCGAGCTCACCGCTCACCGACTTCACGCTCGTGCAGAGCTCGGGGATCACCGAGCTGCCCGACTTCGCGAACCAGTTCTCGAACCTCGCTCCGGACCTGCTGCTCACGCTGCAGTCGACCGGCCAGTCGGTGAAGCTCTCCG
This window of the Myxococcota bacterium genome carries:
- a CDS encoding type IV pilus twitching motility protein PilT gives rise to the protein TCHIITIEDPIEFLIRDKRSIVNQREIGVDTNSFATALRAALRQDPDVILVGEMRDFETIETALTAAETGHLVMSTLHTIDAAETITRIVSVFPPHQQPQIRLQLASIIKGVISQRLIPRADGKGRIPAVEILVASARVRECIADAEMTKELNDAIAKGFTTYGMQSFDQSLMHHVKAGLVTYEEALLHVSNPDDFALRFKGISGTSDSSWDDFDKEAKNADEEISLTEEQDDLKIDRF
- the alaS gene encoding alanine--tRNA ligase, which gives rise to MTGNEIRKAFLDYFAERGHSVQPSGPLVPQGDATLMFANAGMVQFKRVFTGEEKRAYSRAATSQKCMRVSGKHNDLEEVGRSPSHHTFFEMLGNFSFGDYFKRDAIDFAWDLLTRVFKLSPDDLVVSVHESDDEAYALWRDRIGLEPRRIFKLGDGPNFWEMGDTGPCGPCSEIHKITDRKVFEKGGDPTGPGFVEIWNLVFMQFDQRADGSRVPLPKPSIDTGMGLERITRLLQGKTSNYDTDLFRPLIRKGEELAGVRYGTNPDSDVSLRVVADHARACAFLVGDGVLPSNEGRGYVLRRVLRRAARHGVLLDIDGPFLHAVVDTVIDEMAEAYPDLAKRRAFVLDAVKKEEERFGKTLGRGLALLEEEVTRARRAKLTRLPGEVVFKLYDTFGFPTDLTEDILRGKGLDYERAAFDAAMREQAERARAAWKGSGQQAPAEVYQTLATQPTRFTGYESLEGKSRVRALLRDGAQVNEVAEGDRAELVVDVTPFYAESGGQVGDVGAISGPEGTLEVEDVQKPVEGLVVHQGRVALGRIAVGDEVTLRVDGGARAATVRNHSGTHLLQWALRDVLGPQVTQAGSLVAPDRLRFDFTHDAPLSEEQVRAVEDRVNALILANHTSRVEQKSYREAVDAGAIAMFTEKYGDRVRVVSFGPSTELCGGTHAHATGDIGSFRIVGQSAIGAGVRRIEAQTGLGALEHARRDARVLRDTAELLRTSPGELYERVTRLVERERELERELEKTRAQMRRGGAADPLARVKTVGGVKLLASEVEDATPKELRTLVDELKQRIGSGIVLLGVRHEGKAALALGVTQDLVGRFKAGDLVRELAKELGGTGGGRPDFAQAGGPDAAKLEAALAKLESAAGLGG
- a CDS encoding filamentous hemagglutinin N-terminal domain-containing protein, with protein sequence MSFLRHILVLVLSAAFAVGPAAPYAFADPKQAPGGNGKGTLVPTGTNTWDVNVHNGAIIQYSSFDVAVDQIVRFNGLDNGADVRVLNRILSTSATHIDGTLSQSGGNIHVYLVNPAGVFFGAGAQVNVTALQAAAGNLSDDDFSAGRDHFTGLSGPVENAGKITAGSVALAGKNVSNPGTIDAGTGGTVVLVSGGNVLIRPNGIDRVPARDDSVDNSGTITGHQVDLAGSAVTNSGTLTATDVPIDPNTADPGSVTLNAGRHLSHLDDGDRFSGGAGTVENQNGGTISGSQVRMVGGDVKNAGTVTGGEAVLAGGRNVRLGTDGDDKYKTMTGSVDNTGQVIANAVSMVGGQVTNGGQVTAQGGWIVIAAGHDVFIGRDGSNQGLLLRVEGGAKALDPTKTGVSNTGTLDAGSSHDPNGVGKITLGAADLYGQAIFNTGAIEARRVALQADNGGDVALGGQIHTHTLDATFAGAKPGELHGTPGGTQTVNADTVNLTATDAKGNVTIGKGLAFRGDNDPTGSADNGPAVVSVTQQGQLNTSNLKGLDIGANRGVTNLQLDSIGGNVVVDDKTVVNGTDLDLQGRAIRLLGTDPLTVEHLLLNSVTTFSDGDIVATGTGGIDASTNLFFTTRPGAKKNPTDPANDVLLSAHLGKIDVAGDIVTSNGGGLRIEGQDVEIGSFNDQTGSLNSGTVQSSGGVQSHIAIGFTDDQGVQQTHSVTLNAINSFGARANEKDKKVPGGDVVVNANGPVTIRGAIDASGESNASKVTPDESGGSVTINAGDTLTVGSVQTGGGDAPVNGAAERGAITLTAPKIVLGGNLSAQSTPAGSPNGERDRTIQVNGELELAADTVSLLGGNVTVTGPTHGGSHTDPNTGTELPFLTGVTIGSSGQTEIGSMVGGIESLTVSSRGGDVISHGDIVAPAGVIVAFNTPGTGQWRTGGETIQVSSNQTLVSATDIADPKSATAALSIDPNIHFLTGIPDPTVAGRPPTFQFTQDAPIDPTTTAGLFTAGRFGPTLQGQTLGLTSSRGGVTLDANARAGMQGADVKIVGTDFAATELVDGPDFSVGSLALSVQHAIDVNFDVDAATSIAINSGTDGKGEGITLESTLRSDSISLAASDGEGGSTKGVITFAGGALRASNGDAAKQVTLTQDSDFSSASVPNIFGTPSDPSTYALDLALESLDGTVTLANPAQFAPSTKLTLLGTKAVDLGTAPIQLGALSATTNGDLDVTQTISTAPGGSIVLHAGANDGTGTLTIGSQLTSSEISLVAGNGSTGGGKVVFDTGARFAGVSPSSPLTDFTLVQSSGITELPDFANQFSNLAPDLLLTLQSTGQSVKLSDPNALSGFGLIVAGKTGVELKGGDFNLASLDATGTINLDGSVFAAGDVGLHGAVTLSSAATVATQNIHAGGNLVVDDAMTRQNNGDIDLQAGKALTVAGVETAHLGGAIDIRGHDSVTAGELQSWAGVTTDSGHDVVGGNVNVTSAGNISVAAVDSTGASGTAAARGSDATNGGGAGSITIQVDPVANGGDPAATITVGKLNASGGAGGNPSTDRPTGTTGGAGGSIELEALGGILLGGDILADGGLNGVVSTATTVVSTRPPDRGTPGAVTLTGPVRLKVDTDVTAGGNNIHGGTVHLTGDVTPLSDPNVDPNATSLSIIAYTANGLQLDGSVTAGNIDLEQRGGTLQPSASQATALNGNTIRLAASDGQGGDPNGMVNVDAFTFHGVDGASAVSGISLEQDRGFGGATGTAIPSSAVFAGNGNTNGGHLAYGLISHDGSIELSAAQAEDLGGTNLTLAANVGAVPIQVHGDLSVTGLTLGTTTALATTGGSTEIDGSLLTGSFDPDLQFQQALSMSGDLTVHGDAAVLGSSAFTGATSQTLRADGTLFMTGLTNVKSQGGDLTFDSDHISLGDGSQSFGDGGGTLHFTSSLVKAHGDLALGGQVPFGDPNSGVVIDTTPLPNFPGRAVAIATLDGSVIVNAATAADPNAAPGNASPGTGTYDIGGDILAFGDVTLSGQAKLTGQSSYTFQALRKADGTGGTLTVGGIQSASGPVTLRGEGPRGTPDQPDPSAVKLSGDFAVSQLEVDGKSEITAKTAITGQQDVTFDGEIQGAGDLSVVTKGAVVLGDDVATTGAFAVGGNQGVRFVEDSDVQTIEAASIALGNGATGAQQGLASLSRTGDETSGDLVLRATKGDVSVASGQRMIVNGNLQVTAAEGIVLADTAALKIQMTSSKLSVHGGSTVAANSISTTAKPAVAGGGGATFAVPTRSEISQNVPSDNVIVRGLNAAGRPLTSDDLVGGIFPTITGAAIFDYARDIPEALPAAPQTRPAADPMALAAALESRPLWAEELVAYLDRRSVENPGTTGKPMEAEHLPPVGARPGEPLTPADVRVRSAAAENAVALYRQVFRPDLRRDPESGVIDAPSQTPAIRAAFQQPIDALRRARHGQEVTSAEIARLLETDAKYTDARRYREQLGALLDVGARALTPEQQPRFRNLVLAEVAPYGISPAEFDSLFTQ